The Salmo trutta chromosome 6, fSalTru1.1, whole genome shotgun sequence genome has a window encoding:
- the LOC115195680 gene encoding uncharacterized protein LOC115195680 has product MWAEDDFTLPYGSVRLGLSEPQDGNTYIMYHGTTRQAAGKIRASGFCQSHDGMLGRGVYLSRDLMKASRYPLELPEHQRVVLRVKVNVGKVKKIDNQYHPLRTTWHENGYDTAWVPPNCGMVKSGLEEDCVWDPKRITVLGTIQPNMQQPQCPQDGKTYVMYHGTTRQAAGKIRASGFLPSPGGMLGHGVYLSRDMMKASRYPLDLPEHQRVVLRVKVNVGKVKRIDCKDHPLRTTWHENGYDTAWVPPNCGMVKSGLEEDCVWDPKCITVLGTIQPKRQQRPHQECSSSYTNMWAEDDFAVPLWIFLLDVSE; this is encoded by the exons ATGTGGGCAGAAGATGACTTCACTCTTCCCTATGGGTCAGTGCGACTGGGCCTATCTGAACCACAAGATGGCAATACCTACATCATGTACCACGGCACCACTAGGCAGGCGGCAGGGAAAATTAGGGCCTCTGGTTTTTGTCAGTCTCATGATGGTATGTTGGGGCGTGGAGTGTACCTGAGCCGAGACCTGATGAAGGCAAGCAGGTACCCCCTGGAGCTTCCTGAACATCAGAGGGTTGTTCTCCGAGTCAAAGTCAATGTGGGCAAGGTGAAAAAAATTGACAATCAGTATCATCCTTTGCGGACAACCTGGCATGAGAACGGTTACGACACcgcctgggttcctcctaactGTGGTATGGTGAAGAGTGGTCTAGAAGAGGACTGTGTCTGGGATCCAAAACGCATCACTGTCTTAGGTACCATCCAGCCTAATATGCAACAGCCCCAGTGTC CACAAGATGGCAAAACCTACGTCATGTACCACGGCACCACTAGGCAGGCGGCAGGGAAAATTAGGGCCTCTGGTTTTCTTCCGTCTCCTGGTGGTATGTTGGGGCATGGAGTCTACCTCAGTCGAGACATGATGAAGGCAAGCAGGTACCCCCTGGATCTTCCTGAACATCAGAGGGTTGTTCTCCGAGTCAAAGTCAATGTGGGCAAGGTGAAAAGAATTGACTGTAAGGATCATCCTCTGCGGACAACCTGGCATGAGAACGGTTACGACACcgcctgggttcctcctaactGTGGTATGGTGAAGAGTGGTCTAGAAGAGGACTGTGTCTGGGATCCAAAATGCATCACTGTCTTAGGTACCATCCAACCAAAAAGGCAGCAGCGTCCGCATCAGGAATGCAG CAGCAGTTACACAAACATGTGGGCAGAAGATGACTTCGCTGTTCCTCTTTGGATTTTTCTACTGGACGTATCTGAATGA